One genomic segment of Methanothermococcus okinawensis IH1 includes these proteins:
- a CDS encoding PFL family protein, giving the protein MYVPEEIIETIRMIEHENLDIRATTMGINLRDCACEDIDTLKENIYNKITTNAENLVETAERISKKYGIPIVTKRVSVTPIGSIIGSAIKNMDKEEAIKACVEVGKTLDNAAKDINIDFIGGYSALVQKGITRSEAMLIDSIPYMMKETDTVCSSVNVATTKAGINMDAVKRMGEVIKKTSEMTKDALGCAKLVVFANAPEDNPFMAGAFHGVGEGDAVINVGVSGPGVVRSAIEKLKGADIGTVCNEIKKTAFKITRVGELIGREVSKELNVPFGIVDLSLAPTPAEGDSIANILEAIGLERCGTHGTTAALALLNDAVKKGGAMAASYVGGLSGSFIPVSEDAGMIRAVEDGALRLEKLEAMTCVCSVGLDMIAIPGKTPASTISAIIADEMAIGVINKKTTAVRIIPVPNKDVGDYVEYGGLLGRAPIMPVNEYSSEEFINRGGRIPSPLQSMLN; this is encoded by the coding sequence ATGTATGTTCCAGAAGAAATTATAGAAACTATTAGAATGATAGAGCATGAGAATTTAGATATTAGAGCAACTACAATGGGTATAAATTTAAGGGATTGTGCCTGTGAAGATATAGATACCTTAAAGGAAAATATATATAACAAAATCACAACAAACGCAGAGAATCTCGTAGAAACTGCTGAGAGAATATCTAAAAAATACGGTATTCCAATAGTTACAAAGAGGGTTTCAGTTACGCCAATTGGTTCTATTATTGGAAGTGCCATAAAAAACATGGATAAAGAGGAAGCAATTAAGGCATGTGTAGAAGTCGGGAAGACACTTGATAATGCTGCAAAGGATATAAATATAGATTTTATTGGAGGCTATTCTGCACTTGTTCAAAAGGGCATCACAAGAAGCGAAGCAATGTTAATTGATTCCATACCATATATGATGAAGGAAACCGATACCGTATGTTCATCGGTAAATGTTGCCACAACAAAAGCTGGAATAAACATGGATGCCGTTAAAAGAATGGGGGAAGTAATAAAGAAAACCTCTGAAATGACAAAAGATGCATTGGGATGTGCAAAACTTGTTGTATTTGCAAATGCTCCTGAGGATAATCCATTTATGGCTGGGGCATTCCATGGAGTTGGAGAAGGAGACGCCGTAATAAATGTTGGAGTTTCAGGACCTGGTGTTGTAAGGTCAGCTATTGAAAAACTCAAAGGTGCTGATATAGGAACAGTATGCAACGAGATTAAAAAAACTGCATTTAAAATCACAAGAGTGGGTGAGCTCATAGGAAGAGAAGTATCAAAAGAATTAAATGTTCCATTTGGAATTGTGGATTTATCCCTTGCACCAACTCCTGCTGAGGGGGACAGTATAGCTAATATTTTGGAGGCTATTGGCCTTGAAAGATGTGGAACACACGGAACAACCGCTGCATTAGCTTTATTAAACGATGCCGTTAAAAAAGGTGGAGCTATGGCAGCAAGCTATGTAGGGGGATTAAGCGGTTCATTTATCCCAGTTAGTGAAGATGCAGGGATGATAAGGGCTGTTGAGGATGGTGCATTGCGATTAGAAAAACTTGAAGCCATGACCTGTGTATGTTCCGTAGGTCTCGATATGATAGCGATACCTGGAAAAACTCCTGCTTCAACAATATCTGCAATAATAGCCGATGAAATGGCAATAGGTGTAATCAACAAAAAAACCACAGCAGTTAGAATTATACCAGTTCCAAATAAGGATGTTGGAGACTATGTGGAATATGGTGGATTGTTGGGAAGAGCTCCGATTATGCCTGTAAATGAATATTCATCGGAAGAATTTATAAACAGAGGAGGAAGAATACCTTCACCATTACAATCTATGCTGAATTAA
- the purC gene encoding phosphoribosylaminoimidazolesuccinocarboxamide synthase: MDINIDEILKKEPIYSGKAKSIYKIDDDKVLIKFRDDITAGNGAKHDVKKGKGHLNALISSKLFKLLNENGIPTHFLEYIEPTHIIAKNVKIIPIEVIVRNIAAGSLCRRYPFEEGKELTTPIVQFDYKNDNYGDPMLNNDIALALNIATEEELKELKKLALNVNEILKKFFDEKGIILVDFKIEIGRTKDGKLVVADEISPDTMRLWDKETKDVLDKDVYRKDMGDVVRKYEVVAKRIGCID; this comes from the coding sequence ATGGATATAAATATCGACGAAATATTAAAAAAAGAACCAATATATAGTGGAAAGGCAAAATCAATATATAAAATAGATGATGATAAGGTTTTAATTAAATTTAGAGATGATATTACAGCAGGAAATGGTGCAAAGCACGATGTGAAAAAAGGAAAAGGGCACTTAAATGCTTTAATATCTTCAAAATTATTTAAACTGTTAAATGAAAATGGGATACCTACTCATTTTTTAGAATATATTGAACCAACCCACATAATTGCTAAAAATGTAAAAATTATACCAATTGAGGTAATAGTTAGAAATATTGCAGCAGGAAGTTTGTGCAGAAGATACCCCTTTGAGGAGGGTAAAGAATTAACAACCCCTATTGTGCAGTTTGATTATAAAAACGACAACTATGGAGACCCAATGTTAAACAATGACATAGCTCTTGCTTTAAATATTGCAACAGAAGAGGAATTAAAAGAACTAAAAAAATTGGCACTAAATGTAAATGAAATATTGAAAAAATTCTTTGATGAAAAAGGCATAATTCTTGTAGATTTCAAAATCGAAATTGGAAGAACAAAAGATGGGAAATTGGTAGTTGCAGATGAGATAAGTCCTGACACCATGAGATTATGGGACAAAGAAACAAAAGATGTTCTTGATAAGGATGTTTATAGGAAAGACATGGGAGATGTTGTTAGAAAATACGAAGTTGTAGCAAAAAGAATAGGTTGCATAGATTAA
- a CDS encoding preprotein translocase subunit Sec61beta — MARKNEDVGLSTSAGLVRYMDEDISKIKIAPEKVLGITVAIMVLEAILNYGIFI, encoded by the coding sequence ATGGCTAGAAAAAATGAAGATGTTGGACTTAGCACAAGTGCAGGGCTTGTTAGATATATGGATGAAGATATATCTAAAATTAAAATAGCTCCTGAGAAAGTTCTTGGCATTACCGTTGCAATAATGGTTTTAGAGGCTATTTTAAACTACGGCATATTTATCTAA
- the purS gene encoding phosphoribosylformylglycinamidine synthase subunit PurS, translating into MYKATIIIKLKKGVLNPEGRTVLRALNFLGYNEVKDAKTFKCIELMVEGDDEHKVMERVEEMCKKLLANPVIHDYDIKIEKM; encoded by the coding sequence ATGTATAAAGCAACGATTATAATCAAATTAAAAAAGGGAGTTTTAAACCCCGAGGGTAGAACAGTTTTGAGAGCTCTAAACTTTTTAGGATATAATGAGGTAAAGGATGCAAAAACTTTTAAATGTATAGAGCTCATGGTCGAAGGGGATGATGAACATAAGGTGATGGAAAGAGTAGAAGAAATGTGTAAAAAGCTATTGGCAAATCCCGTGATTCATGATTATGATATTAAAATAGAAAAGATGTAA
- a CDS encoding 3-isopropylmalate dehydrogenase, producing MYKICVIEGDGIGREVVPATVNVLKATGVDFEFVHAEAGDEVFEKTGVALPEETINTAKECDAVLFGAAGETAADVIVKLRKILNTYANVRPVKAYKGINCLKDNIDYVIVRENTEGLYKGIEAEITDGVYTATRVITREACEKIFKFAFEMAKDRKKQGKEGKVTCTHKANVLKLSDGAFKSIFYEVAKNYPEIKTNDFYIDAMNMYAVLRPETFDVVVTSNLFGDILSDGAAGTVGGLGMAPSANIGDEYGLFEPVHGSAPDIAGKGIANPTATILTGVLMLRYLGENKAADRVEKALEEVLENKLTTPDLGGTLTTFEMAEEVAKRV from the coding sequence ATGTATAAAATATGTGTAATTGAAGGAGATGGAATAGGAAGAGAAGTAGTTCCAGCAACAGTTAATGTTTTAAAAGCCACAGGCGTTGATTTTGAATTTGTTCATGCTGAGGCAGGAGATGAGGTTTTTGAAAAAACTGGCGTAGCACTTCCAGAAGAAACCATAAACACTGCAAAAGAATGTGATGCAGTATTATTTGGTGCAGCAGGGGAGACCGCAGCTGATGTAATTGTAAAATTAAGAAAAATATTAAATACCTATGCAAATGTTAGACCTGTTAAGGCTTATAAGGGAATAAACTGCTTAAAGGACAATATCGATTATGTAATAGTTAGGGAAAATACAGAAGGATTATACAAAGGTATAGAGGCAGAAATAACCGATGGAGTATATACGGCAACAAGGGTAATCACAAGAGAAGCCTGTGAAAAAATATTTAAATTCGCCTTTGAGATGGCAAAGGACAGAAAAAAACAAGGTAAAGAAGGAAAGGTTACATGCACACATAAGGCAAATGTTTTAAAATTATCAGATGGGGCATTTAAAAGTATATTCTACGAAGTTGCAAAGAATTATCCAGAGATAAAAACAAACGACTTCTATATAGATGCTATGAATATGTATGCAGTATTAAGACCTGAAACCTTTGATGTTGTTGTTACCTCAAATTTATTTGGTGATATATTATCAGATGGTGCAGCAGGAACAGTGGGAGGTCTTGGAATGGCTCCTTCTGCAAATATTGGGGATGAATATGGATTATTTGAACCTGTCCATGGTTCAGCACCAGATATTGCTGGAAAAGGCATAGCAAATCCAACAGCAACAATATTAACAGGAGTTTTAATGCTGAGATATTTGGGAGAAAATAAAGCTGCTGATAGGGTAGAAAAAGCACTTGAAGAGGTTCTTGAAAACAAATTAACAACACCGGATTTAGGGGGCACATTAACAACATTTGAGATGGCAGAAGAAGTTGCTAAAAGAGTGTAA
- a CDS encoding histidinol phosphate phosphatase domain-containing protein has protein sequence MRFRYDFHTHTVFSDGELIPSELVRRAKVLNHKAIAITDHGDASNYKELIYKTTLAKEELKNYWDIQLIVGIELTHIPAKSIPKMAKKCKDIGAEIVVVHGETIVEPVEEKTNYYTSLSEDVDILAHPGLIDDETAQNIKENNNIFLEITSRNGHSLTNGHVLNIARKYDIPTLINTDTHAPSDLIDIDFAKMVGLGCGMTEIELKNSLSTYPKKLLQRIEK, from the coding sequence TTGAGATTTAGATATGACTTCCATACGCATACAGTTTTTAGCGACGGGGAGTTAATACCATCCGAGCTCGTAAGAAGGGCAAAAGTTTTGAACCATAAGGCAATAGCAATTACAGACCATGGCGATGCCAGCAATTATAAGGAGCTCATATATAAAACCACCCTTGCAAAAGAAGAATTGAAAAATTACTGGGACATCCAACTTATAGTAGGTATAGAGCTCACCCATATTCCTGCAAAATCCATACCAAAGATGGCTAAAAAATGCAAGGATATTGGTGCTGAAATCGTGGTTGTTCATGGTGAAACAATCGTAGAACCTGTTGAAGAAAAAACAAACTACTACACATCATTATCCGAAGATGTGGATATATTGGCGCATCCTGGATTAATAGATGATGAAACTGCTCAAAATATTAAGGAAAATAATAATATATTTTTAGAAATTACTTCAAGAAATGGGCATTCTTTAACAAATGGACATGTTTTAAACATTGCAAGGAAATACGATATTCCAACATTGATAAATACCGATACCCATGCACCTTCTGATTTAATAGATATCGATTTTGCAAAAATGGTTGGTTTGGGATGTGGTATGACTGAAATAGAACTAAAAAATAGCCTATCAACATACCCAAAGAAATTGCTCCAAAGGATTGAAAAATAA
- the csa3 gene encoding CRISPR-associated CARF protein Csa3, producing the protein MTTHIINIGYHIEHVYKPIAEFGAKKVIIIYAKDNEDYLTEEDHKIIDDAVKKAEDLCNMLGIEHEKVKVNGIEFEKNVEIFREIIKKEEDNNIIVNLTGGRKITSFALLYASLYEFHKINKIVYVHDKRIIEFPKIAHPYNLTKFERKILASLNEGEKTITDLAKEFDVSLPAIIKYVNSLEQKKLVKTYKIGRKRIVNIV; encoded by the coding sequence ATGACCACCCATATAATAAATATAGGCTACCATATAGAGCATGTATATAAACCAATTGCCGAATTTGGAGCAAAAAAGGTTATAATAATATATGCAAAAGACAATGAAGATTATCTTACAGAAGAAGACCATAAAATAATAGATGACGCAGTTAAAAAGGCAGAAGATTTATGCAATATGCTCGGCATTGAACATGAAAAAGTAAAAGTAAATGGCATTGAATTTGAAAAAAATGTAGAAATATTTAGGGAAATTATAAAAAAAGAAGAAGATAATAATATTATTGTAAATTTAACTGGTGGAAGGAAGATAACTTCTTTTGCGTTGTTGTATGCCTCTCTTTATGAATTTCATAAAATTAACAAAATTGTGTATGTCCATGATAAAAGAATAATAGAATTTCCAAAAATAGCACATCCATATAATTTAACAAAATTTGAGCGGAAAATACTGGCTTCATTAAATGAAGGAGAAAAGACAATTACTGATTTAGCAAAGGAATTTGATGTATCACTTCCTGCAATTATTAAATATGTAAATTCCTTAGAACAGAAAAAACTGGTAAAAACATATAAAATAGGAAGAAAGAGAATTGTAAATATAGTTTAA
- the cfbE gene encoding coenzyme F430 synthase: MLIIDVNHGALDIAKEYINLGYNVSVWDIYGKLEKDKDILKNLNYSMEHINLISSKEKPDFEKYDNIIAPIHCPIDCNFISFHDAISELLYKKYGNIHKKFIEITGVKGKTTTTELLYYILKDEYNIFLNNSNSGSITPVSVLNHINRLNEENKLDLYNLFIFEVSLGITSCKYGALTNVVENYPIGKGRRNALNAKLYTLKNADRIYINKNILDNYGYDNNNLDLVNNNIKYKYIDNKYVDNKNNDNLKKLTAISPEDAEIISKYPLKYKYNNKIIEFSKYIFGAHYIEDSLFALNICKNFVNCEYIIDKIKTFEIKNRMNIKEINNRYMIENINPGLNVKSIDYAIKDFSEIFDGIVIIGGDFGCTCEELNVRRLSNIINKYKNKSNIKFILTGALGKKLKKYVNYPYVENYNFKSTELDKNILIIYRKAIN, translated from the coding sequence ATGCTTATAATCGATGTAAATCATGGTGCATTGGATATTGCAAAAGAATATATTAACTTAGGATATAATGTATCTGTTTGGGACATCTACGGGAAATTGGAAAAGGATAAAGATATTTTAAAAAATTTAAATTATTCTATGGAACATATAAATTTAATATCATCAAAAGAAAAACCAGATTTTGAAAAATACGATAATATCATTGCTCCAATACACTGCCCAATTGACTGTAATTTTATCTCCTTTCATGATGCTATCTCTGAGCTCCTATATAAAAAATATGGAAATATACATAAAAAGTTCATAGAGATTACAGGTGTAAAAGGAAAAACCACAACAACGGAGCTCCTATATTATATATTAAAGGATGAATATAATATATTTCTAAATAATAGTAATAGTGGTTCTATCACCCCAGTTTCGGTATTAAATCATATTAATAGATTAAATGAAGAAAATAAACTTGATTTATACAATTTATTTATATTTGAAGTATCATTGGGAATTACCTCATGCAAATACGGAGCTCTTACAAATGTCGTTGAAAACTACCCTATCGGTAAAGGCAGACGAAACGCACTTAATGCCAAATTATACACTTTAAAAAACGCCGATAGGATATACATCAATAAAAATATTTTAGATAATTACGGTTATGATAATAATAATCTTGATTTAGTTAATAATAATATTAAATATAAATATATTGATAATAAGTATGTTGATAATAAGAATAATGATAATTTAAAAAAATTAACTGCCATAAGCCCAGAAGATGCTGAAATTATATCAAAATATCCTCTAAAATATAAATATAATAACAAAATCATCGAGTTTAGTAAATACATATTCGGAGCTCATTATATAGAAGATTCTCTATTTGCTTTAAATATATGTAAAAATTTTGTTAATTGTGAATATATTATCGATAAAATAAAAACTTTTGAAATAAAAAATAGAATGAATATCAAAGAGATAAATAACCGCTATATGATTGAAAATATAAACCCTGGTCTTAATGTTAAATCTATTGATTATGCCATTAAAGATTTTTCAGAGATTTTTGATGGAATTGTAATAATTGGAGGAGACTTTGGATGCACATGCGAAGAGCTAAATGTAAGAAGATTATCAAATATTATTAATAAATATAAAAATAAAAGTAATATTAAATTTATACTCACAGGAGCTCTTGGAAAAAAACTGAAAAAATATGTTAATTATCCTTATGTCGAGAACTATAACTTTAAATCTACTGAGCTCGATAAAAATATATTGATAATATATAGAAAAGCTATAAATTAA